GATGTCGTCAGGGAGAGGGTGAGGCAGCTCGGCCTTCCGCTCAACGGCCAGTCTGTTGGAAGAATCGCGAGCGCGGAGAGACTGAAATTCGGAAACGATATCTGGGCGAAACGCACTGCGAAAATCGTCAGCGCCGCCATGCAGAACACGGTGATCGACGGGACAAGGAGCGAGGCGGAAGTCGCCTATTTCCGCCGCTTCTTCGGTGCAGATGCTACCGTTGTGACGGTATATGCATCAGCTGTAACAAGATATAACAGACTGATGTCGAGAGGCAGGGATGACGTGCCGCTGAGTCATGGCGAATTTGAAGAGAGAGACAGGAGGGAGCTGGGCTGGGGACTGGGGAATGC
The DNA window shown above is from Candidatus Sysuiplasma acidicola and carries:
- a CDS encoding AAA family ATPase, whose product is MRRDKITRKIEVQGMFGTEGGAGLKALIITGMAGAGKTEFANCCTSLGIPVVQMGDVVRERVRQLGLPLNGQSVGRIASAERLKFGNDIWAKRTAKIVSAAMQNTVIDGTRSEAEVAYFRRFFGADATVVTVYASAVTRYNRLMSRGRDDVPLSHGEFEERDRRELGWGLGNAIALSDRIVGNEGAIDEFRVCVKHMLSELGFTVKKEK